GCCAAGGCCGTCATGACTGATTTGGGCATTCCCCTGGTGCCTGGCTCTGATGGGGAGCTGACCAACCTTGAGGAGGCCCATGAGGTCGCAGCCCGCATCGGTTACCCGGTTCTGGTCAAGGCCTCCGCCGGGGGCGGTGGACGTGGCATGAAGGTTGCCCAAAATGCTGATGAGCTGGGCGAGGCCTGGCGCATTGCCAGGACAGAGGCCAAAGCGGCCTTCGGCAATGATGCGGTTTATCTGGAAAAATACCTCGACAACCCCCGCCATGTTGAATTTCAAATCATGGGGGATTCGTTTAAGAATGTTGTCCATTTTGGCGAGCGCGACTGCTCCCTTCAACGCCGCCACCAGAAGCTGCTGGAGGAGGCAGGCTCACCAGTGATTTCCGCTGAGGAGCGCGACCGCATGGGTGCTGTCGTCACATCCGCGCTCAGCCGCCTGGGTTACCGCAATGCCGGCACGCTGGAATTCCTCTATCAGGATGGGCAGTTCTGCTTCATTGAAATGAACACGCGCCTGCAGGTGGAACACCCGGTGACGGAAATGGTTTGCGGCGTTGACCTGGTCAAGGAGCAAATCCGCGTTGCTGCAGGAGAAAGGCTCTCCATGCGCCAGGAGGATGTGCGCTTCACAGGTCATGCCATTGAATGCCGCATCAATGCTGAAAGCCCCGACACCTTCATTCCGTGCCC
The sequence above is drawn from the Formicincola oecophyllae genome and encodes:
- the accC gene encoding acetyl-CoA carboxylase biotin carboxylase subunit: MFSKILIANRGEIALRILRACREMGIKTVAVHSTADADAMHVRLADEAVCIGPPAARDSYLNVPALLSAATISGAEAIHPGYGFLSENADFAETVEAHGLTFIGPTAEHIRLMGDKISAKAVMTDLGIPLVPGSDGELTNLEEAHEVAARIGYPVLVKASAGGGGRGMKVAQNADELGEAWRIARTEAKAAFGNDAVYLEKYLDNPRHVEFQIMGDSFKNVVHFGERDCSLQRRHQKLLEEAGSPVISAEERDRMGAVVTSALSRLGYRNAGTLEFLYQDGQFCFIEMNTRLQVEHPVTEMVCGVDLVKEQIRVAAGERLSMRQEDVRFTGHAIECRINAESPDTFIPCPGQITVFHAPGGPGVRTDSALYAGYKVPPYYDSMIAKLIVHAPTRAEAIARMKRALEECVVDGVQTVIPLHQKILSAPEFVKGDYTIHWLEEFVERQKEAAASRK